GGTTAGCTTTGAGGATAATGCCGAACTCCAAGAGCTTTGGGAAGTTCATGATGAGGGCATGGACAGGCTGAGGGAGAACGATTTAAGCAAGAACCCCAAGAGGAATTTACTCGAGTTAAAGGCCAAAATAGCCGATAGAATACTTGAGAGCTGTCACCTCTGTGAGATAAGGTGTGGGATAAACAGGAAAGAGAGCGTAGGCTACTGCAGAGTTAAGGAGAGCTTGGTTGCGAGTGACTTCCTGCATTATGGGGAGGAGCCAGAACTCGTTCCCTCATATACGGTCTTTTTCTCTGGATGCAACTTCCGTTGCGTCTTCTGTCAGAATTGGGACATAAGCCAGTTTAGGGTTGGCATCGAGATAATCCCAGAGTACATGGCCTTAAAGATCGAAAGGGCCTATAGATTTGGCGCAAAGAACGTGAACTTCGTTGGCGGGGAGCCCACCCCTAACCTCCCCTTCATTCTAGAGACGTTAAGGCACGTTAGGGTTCCAATCCCGGTTATTTGGAACTCAAACATGTACATGAGCGTTGAGGCAATGAAGCTCCTTGACGGCGTTGTTGATGTATATCTGGGAGACTTTAAGTACGGGAACGATGAATGCGCAAGAAAGTACTCAAAGGTTCCAAGGTACTGGGAGGTAGTTACGAGGAACTTCCTCCTCGCGAAGAATCATTTTAGGGCAGAGTTCCTGATAAGGCATCTCGTGATGCCAAATCATTTAGAGTGTTGCACCAGGCCTATACTAAAGTGGATAGTGGAGAACCTTGGTAGGGATGTTAGGGTGAACGTCATGTTCCAGTATAGGCCAGAGTATAGGGCTCAAGAATATAAGGAGATTGCAAGGACGCTGACGCTTGAAGAGATGGAAGAAGCTGAGAAGATAGTGAGAGAAATAGGACTGAAAAATGCACTTGTTGGATAGTTCCTCTTAAGTGGTGACATAAGAATGTTAGTCAATGAAACCAAGGGGCTCATGTGGGAAGGGGAGGTTAGGTTTGCGGACAACTTCATTAAAAGGTTCCTGGGGCTAATGTTTCGAAAGCCAAGGTACGCCCTCATATTCGTACTGCCCATGGAAACCAGAATTAACGCCTCAATACACGGCTTCTTCATGAGGGAAGCTATAGACGTTATATTCTTAGATTCAAAGAGGAAAATAGTTGATCTTGCCGTATTAAGACCCTGGCATTTGTACACTCCTAAAAGACCTGCGAAATATATCATTGAAGGGCCAAAAGGCATGATCCAAACCCTTAAAGCTGAAGTTGACGATGTAATTAAATGGTAGAATAATTACATAATTGAGCAAAAACATTATTATGTACAATTTTTCAAACCTCCTAAGTTTTGAGAGAGAACCAAATTATTTAAAAGTCCGAGCCGAGATTGAGGAGCGATGGGAGAAATAAGGTGGGCCACCAAGGAGTACACCGATGAAGAGATATATTCAATCCTCGATCCCGTGGTTAGGGAGTGGTTTAAGAGGAAGTTTAAATCGTTCACTCCACCACAAAGGTACGCCATAGTTGAGATACATAAAGGAGAAAACGTCTTAATTTCATCGCCCACCGGTTCAGGTAAAACACTCTCCGCATTTCTGGCTATAATAAGCGAGCTCATATCCCTGGGGAGGAAGGGAGAGCTTGAGGATAAGATATACTGCGTGTACGTTTCTCCGCTAAGGGCCCTAAACAACGATATAAGGAGGAACCTTGAGGAGCCTCTAGCTGAGATCAAGAGAGTAGCCCAGGAACTCGGAGAAGAAATACCGGAGATAAGGGTGGCTGTAAGAACCAGCGATACCACAAGCTACGAAAAGAGCAAGATGGTCAAAAAGCCCCCACACATACTCATCACAACTCCCGAAAGCCTGGCTATAGCGTTAAATGCTCCAAAGTTCAGGGAGAGGCTTAAGGATACAATGTGGGTTATAGTTGACGAAGTTCATGCTTTGGCGGAGAACAAGAGGGGTTCCCACTTGGCCCTAACCCTAGAAAGGCTTAGGGAGCTAACAGGGAAGGATTTCGTGAGGATAGGCCTGAGTGCCACCATACACCCCTTAGAGGAAGTTGCAAAGTTCGTGTTCGGTTTTGAAAATGGGAAGCCAAGGCCAGGGTTAATTGTAGATGTCAGCTTCGCAAAGAGAACAAAGATAACCGTAGAGAGCGTGGTTGAGGATCTAGTCTACACTCCGGCGGATGTGCTTAGCCAGGCCCTCTACAGAAGGATAGGGGAGCTCGTCAAGAACAGGAAAACTACCTTAATTTTTACGAACACGAGGAGCGGAACAGAGAGGGTTGTTTACCATTTAAAGAAGATGTTTCCCGAATGGGCAGATAAAATAGAGGCTCATCACTCCTCTTTATCTAGAGAGGTTAGACTAGAGGTTGAGGAAAGGCTAAAGCGGGGAGAACTTAAGATTATTGTTAGCTCAACGAGCCTGGAGCTCGGGATTGATATAGGAAGCATTGACCTTGTAATCCTAATTGGATCCCCTAAGAGCGTTAACAGGGCCCTCCAGAGGATAGGGAGGGCTGGACACAGGCTCCACGAGGTAAGTGAGGGGGTTATCTTAGCACTCGACAGAGACGACTTAGTTGAGGTTACTGTTTTAGCCCACAATGCAAGGAACAGGAGACTCGACAGAATTAGGATACCAAAGAACCCCCTAGATGTTTTAGTTCAACATGTCCTGGGGATGGCCCTAGAGAGAGTTTGGGATGTTAACGAGGCTTATAACGTGGTGAAAAGAGCATATCCCTTCAAAGACCTGCCCTTTGAGGACTTCATGAACGTTCTTAAGTATCTAGCAGGAGAGTACGCCGGCTTAGAAGAGAAGAAGGTCTACGCAAAGATATGGCTTAAAGACGGAAAGTTCGGAAAGAGGGGGAAGATGACGAGGGCAATCTACTACATGAACACTGGGACAATTCCTGATGAAGCGAAAATAGACGTCTTCACAATAGACAAGAGATACATAGGAACCGTTGAGGAAGAGTTCGCGGAGCACCTGATGCCAGGAGATATATTCGTTTTGGCAGGAAGAACTTACGAGTTCGTTAAGAGTAGGGGCAACAGGATATACGTCATACCCAGGGAAGGTGCAAAACCAACGATACCTTCATGGTTCTCGGAAATGCTACCCCTAAGCTTCGACCTAGCTCTGGATATACAGAGGTTTAGGAGAGAGGTAAAGTCTTTATTAGGTAATAAGAGGGCAAAATCATTCCTCATGAAGAAGTACGGTATCGACGAAATCACGGCAGAGGCAATACTCTCCTACTTCAGGGAGCAGGCCAAGTACTCAATAATCCCAGACGATGAAACGGTTTTGGTGGAGGCAGTCAGGGATAGAAATGTTGTCAAGTACTTCTTCCACACCCTCGTCGGCAGAAGG
This genomic interval from Pyrococcus kukulkanii contains the following:
- a CDS encoding radical SAM protein produces the protein MGAREALPKYFAILEGEDIPNFLLVRKVEVSFEDNAELQELWEVHDEGMDRLRENDLSKNPKRNLLELKAKIADRILESCHLCEIRCGINRKESVGYCRVKESLVASDFLHYGEEPELVPSYTVFFSGCNFRCVFCQNWDISQFRVGIEIIPEYMALKIERAYRFGAKNVNFVGGEPTPNLPFILETLRHVRVPIPVIWNSNMYMSVEAMKLLDGVVDVYLGDFKYGNDECARKYSKVPRYWEVVTRNFLLAKNHFRAEFLIRHLVMPNHLECCTRPILKWIVENLGRDVRVNVMFQYRPEYRAQEYKEIARTLTLEEMEEAEKIVREIGLKNALVG
- a CDS encoding DUF192 domain-containing protein; the protein is MLVNETKGLMWEGEVRFADNFIKRFLGLMFRKPRYALIFVLPMETRINASIHGFFMREAIDVIFLDSKRKIVDLAVLRPWHLYTPKRPAKYIIEGPKGMIQTLKAEVDDVIKW
- a CDS encoding ATP-dependent helicase; protein product: MGEIRWATKEYTDEEIYSILDPVVREWFKRKFKSFTPPQRYAIVEIHKGENVLISSPTGSGKTLSAFLAIISELISLGRKGELEDKIYCVYVSPLRALNNDIRRNLEEPLAEIKRVAQELGEEIPEIRVAVRTSDTTSYEKSKMVKKPPHILITTPESLAIALNAPKFRERLKDTMWVIVDEVHALAENKRGSHLALTLERLRELTGKDFVRIGLSATIHPLEEVAKFVFGFENGKPRPGLIVDVSFAKRTKITVESVVEDLVYTPADVLSQALYRRIGELVKNRKTTLIFTNTRSGTERVVYHLKKMFPEWADKIEAHHSSLSREVRLEVEERLKRGELKIIVSSTSLELGIDIGSIDLVILIGSPKSVNRALQRIGRAGHRLHEVSEGVILALDRDDLVEVTVLAHNARNRRLDRIRIPKNPLDVLVQHVLGMALERVWDVNEAYNVVKRAYPFKDLPFEDFMNVLKYLAGEYAGLEEKKVYAKIWLKDGKFGKRGKMTRAIYYMNTGTIPDEAKIDVFTIDKRYIGTVEEEFAEHLMPGDIFVLAGRTYEFVKSRGNRIYVIPREGAKPTIPSWFSEMLPLSFDLALDIQRFRREVKSLLGNKRAKSFLMKKYGIDEITAEAILSYFREQAKYSIIPDDETVLVEAVRDRNVVKYFFHTLVGRRANDALSRAFAYIISKKKRCNVGVAITDNGFMLKVPEDKALSQEEILELFKLENLRETLKRALDNTELLKRRFRHVANRGLLVLRRYMGREKSLSRQQMNAQTLLNFLKKNYPDFPLLKEVYREIMEDKMDVENAELFLRWIRDGKIRIIIREHEYPSPFAFNLEVVGASDVVLMEDRRELIRQLHQKIMAIIS